TACCTTGCAGCTGATTCAGTGGCAACGTTTGCACTCGGAGTCATTTCTAGTAAACAAGGAAATTCATCATTCAGTGTTAGCACTGCTTCTCAAGAACAAAATGAGCTTATGGCATTCTGGGCACCATTTATGTTGTTGCACCTTGGTGGCCAGGACACAATCACAGCGTACGCGGTACAAGACAATGTTTTGTGGTTGAGGCATTTGCTTTCACTATTTGCTCGATCAGGTGTGGCAATCTATGTTGTTCGCACATCTTGGAAGGGTAATTGGCTTTCATCTCTTACTATTCTCATGCTTTTTGCTGGATTCATCAAGTATGCAGAAAGGATATGGGTCATGCGATCAGCAAATCGCCGTCCAAAATTGGGCCCACAACAAAAATATGATGAACTTGACAGTTTTCCAATATTTAGGCCTCTCTTTTTAAATCAGAAGATCGGCTATAAATTTCAACGAAACAGCAAGGAACAATTCATAAATTATAATTCTAAAAAGGCATTTGCAGTAATTGAAATTGAACTCGGACATGCTTATGATACTTTCTACACCAAGATACCTTTGTTTTCTACGAAACTGGGTTATTTCTTCCGCTTCATCAGTTTTTCTACCATCGGTTTTGGGTTTGTATTCTTCCTCATAAAGGAGTGGCACAATCATCTACAAACAGATTTGATTATTACTTACCTATTATTTGGTGGAGCTGTTGCCATAGAGATATATGCTGTGATTTTATTGATCACCTCGGATTTGGGAGTACGTTTTTTAAAGAAGTACACAGACATTCCCCCTCCAAAAACCATTAGATGTCAATTGTGCAAACAAAGGTGGTCAAACTCAATGGGTCAATTCAATATGCTTCGTTTTTGTACGAGAAATAAGCTTGGAACTTCCCAGAGAACCCCACAATTCTTTGTTGTCTTGGAAGTGTGGTTCTTCAATCAAATATTACCGAGACTAAATGGAAAGCTGGATATGCTTAGAAAGCTGGATATGCTTCACTATAAGTCTGACGAGAAGATCAGTGAAGAACTGAAAAGCTTGGTCTGGGAAACATATAAGGAAAAATCAAAGTACCAAAGACCAGGGTTTTCCGAAGACTATAACAGCTACATATCTTCGGATAAAAATGTACAAGTGGAAATTTACGAAAGAATTATCATCTGGCACCTTGCCACAGATCTCTGCTTGAACCTTGATAATGAGAACCCAGAAGTTTATAATAAGCAACTGCAAATGATCAAGAACATATCAGATTATCTGATGTATATACTTACCATGTGTCCTTCCATGTTATCAACTGGAAATGCAGAAATCAGTTTTAATAAGGCTTGTGAACGAGTTCGGGAAGCACTCAAAAATTACCCAGAATCCAGCTCATTGTCCCTTGCTTGTGAGAAAATAATGTCATATCTATCTACcaaaaataaagattatttCCTAGCGTGCGATGATGAAGATCCATCAGATTCCCTTCTGGTATATAATGCATTACAGGTTGTGAAAAACTTGAGAGAATCAGGACAAAAGTGGGAGATCTTGACTAGATTTTGGGTTGAGAACCTAGCTTATGTTGCAATTCTTTGTGAAGGAAGAAACCATGCTAAACAGCTCCTAAAAGGGGGGGAGTTTCTCACGCATGTCTGGTTTTTGATAGAGCATCTCAACCTCAAAAAGAGTTTTCAAATGCTAATAGAAGTGGAAAAAGATATACCAATATCGTTCTCAATACTATAAAGGACtcgggatatatatatatatatatatatatatatatatatataaaatggtaAAACTTAAGTCCAGTACATTTACAATATTAGGTTTTCGATTGAATTCCATTACTTAGTTGTATTgactaataaaatataaattgtgttttcttttttatggtagcttcttcttttt
The Quercus lobata isolate SW786 chromosome 10, ValleyOak3.0 Primary Assembly, whole genome shotgun sequence DNA segment above includes these coding regions:
- the LOC115964897 gene encoding uncharacterized protein LOC115964897 → MLEKSDDNIHRNVGEDMHYRENAKKSQFLALIPCWDWELPVVFKETKGPGQDVTDIVQKLWNNWELRVLVLLSLILQLSLSYFGRRRRYGVQTWIHIFLWICYLAADSVATFALGVISSKQGNSSFSVSTASQEQNELMAFWAPFMLLHLGGQDTITAYAVQDNVLWLRHLLSLFARSGVAIYVVRTSWKGNWLSSLTILMLFAGFIKYAERIWVMRSANRRPKLGPQQKYDELDSFPIFRPLFLNQKIGYKFQRNSKEQFINYNSKKAFAVIEIELGHAYDTFYTKIPLFSTKLGYFFRFISFSTIGFGFVFFLIKEWHNHLQTDLIITYLLFGGAVAIEIYAVILLITSDLGVRFLKKYTDIPPPKTIRCQLCKQRWSNSMGQFNMLRFCTRNKLGTSQRTPQFFVVLEVWFFNQILPRLNGKLDMLRKLDMLHYKSDEKISEELKSLVWETYKEKSKYQRPGFSEDYNSYISSDKNVQVEIYERIIIWHLATDLCLNLDNENPEVYNKQLQMIKNISDYLMYILTMCPSMLSTGNAEISFNKACERVREALKNYPESSSLSLACEKIMSYLSTKNKDYFLACDDEDPSDSLLVYNALQVVKNLRESGQKWEILTRFWVENLAYVAILCEGRNHAKQLLKGGEFLTHVWFLIEHLNLKKSFQMLIEVEKDIPISFSIL